A single region of the Malus sylvestris chromosome 8, drMalSylv7.2, whole genome shotgun sequence genome encodes:
- the LOC126632580 gene encoding receptor-like protein kinase HSL1 isoform X2 — protein sequence MSKTPLPLPSSLLLFLLISLPLIVISQSTEQSILLKIKAQWGNPPSIQSWNSSSSPCEWPGINCTNGMVTGLSLPDVNITERIPEAVCELPSLAELHLAWNYIPGEFPKFLYNCSNLEVLDLSQNYFVGPIPPDIYRMSPSLKYLDLGGNNFSGNIPAAIGRLTELRTLRLYSNLFNGSVPREIGNLSNLEIFEMPYNGKLAAASIPTEFGNLKKLKSLWMMDTNLIGEIPESFSGLSSLENLNLARNNLEGKIPGGLFLLKNLSDLFLFNNKFSGEIPPAVEALKLSQIDLSTNNLSGSIPQDFGKIKNLTVLNLFSNQLTGGIPESLGLIPAMRVFQVFKNMLNGTLPPELGLHSKLEAFDVSGNQLSGSLPEQLCSGGVLQRAVAFSNNLTGELPKGLGNCDSLRSLKVYHNRFSGEIPLGVWTGLTLSSLMLSDNLFSGQLPASKLAWNLSRLEISNNRFSGEIPVQVSSWERLVVFKASGNLFSGKIPVELTSLSELNTLLLDGNQFSGELPSQIISWESLNTLNLSINALSGHIPAAIGSLPNLLYLDLSGNQFTGEIPAEFGSLRLSSLNLSSNKLSGKIPDVFDNLAYGNSFLNNSNLCANSPVLNLPGCYTKVRVSHKLSSKVLAMILVLSIAVFLVSVLLTFFVVRDYRRRKRGQDLATWKLTSFHRLNLTEFNVLASLTDTNLIGSGGSGNVYQVSTNCPGEYVAVKRICNSNRLDERLEKEFNAEVEILGTIRHSNIVKLWCCISSDNSKLLVYEYMANQSLDKWLHGKRRRPASGLGVANHIVLDWPMRLQIAIGAAQGLCYMHHDCSPPIIHRDVKSSNILLDSEFKARIADFGLAKIFSKDGDHHTMSAIAGSFGYMAPEYSYTTQINEKIDVYSFGVVLLELTTGREPNCGDEHTGLAEWAWREYSEGKTITDALDGQIAKPCYLEEMTTVLKLGLICTSTLPSTRPSMKEVLHILRGHGPSEGFEVRKVGSDFDVSPLLSTATYLSSYKRGKEVDDSLVYSV from the exons ATGTCGAAAACACCCCTGCCACTCCCATCCTCCcttctcctcttcctcctcatctCCCTACCCTTGATCGTAATTTCACAATCCACAGAGCAGTCAATCCTCCTCAAGATCAAAGCGCAATGGGGAAATCCACCGTCCATCCAATCGTGGAACTCCTCCTCCTCACCGTGCGAGTGGCCGGGGATCAACTGCACAAACGGCATGGTCACTGGGCTCTCCCTCCCCGATGTAAACATCACGGAGAGAATCCCGGAGGCCGTCTGCGAGCTCCCAAGCCTCGCAGAGCTCCACCTCGCCTGGAATTACATTCCAGGCGAGTTCCCGAAATTTCTCTACAACTGCTCGAATCTCGAAGTCCTTGACCTCTCGCAGAACTACTTTGTCGGCCCAATTCCCCCCGATATCTACCGGATGTCGCCGTCTCTTAAGTACTTGGACCTCGGAGGAAACAATTTTTCCGGCAACATTCCTGCGGCCATCGGCCGGCTGACGGAGCTGAGGACACTCAGGCTTTATTCGAATCTGTTCAACGGGAGTGTTCCGCGGGAGATCGGGAACTTGTCAAATCTCGAAATATTCGAGATGCCTTATAACGGAAAATTGGCTGCGGCCAGCATCCCAACGGAGTTCGGGAATTTGAAGAAGCTGAAGAGCTTGTGGATGATGGATACGAACTTGATCGGAGAGATTCCGGAGAGTTTTTCAGGTCTCTCGAGCCTCGAGAACTTGAATCTTGCGAGGAACAATCTGGAAGGGAAGATTCCAGGTGGGTTGTTTTTGTTGAAGAATTTGAGCGACTTGTTTCTCTTTAACAACAAATTTTCAGGGGAGATTCCGCCGGCTGTCGAGGCGTTGAAGTTATCTCAGATTGATCTGTCTACGAACAATTTGAGCGGCTCGATCCCACAAGATTTTGGGAAGATAAAGAATCTgactgttttgaatcttttttcgAATCAATTAACGGGTGGGATTCCGGAGAGTTTAGGCCTAATTCCGGCGATGAGGGTATTTCAGGTCTTTAAGAACATGTTGAACGGGACCTTGCCGCCGGAATTAGGCCTTCACTCGAAGCTCGAAGCTTTTGATGTATCCGGGAATCAGCTGAGCGGCTCTCTGCCGGAACAATTATGCAGCGGAGGAGTTTTGCAAAGAGCTGTTGCCTTCTCTAATAATCTTACCGGAGAGTTGCCGAAAGGGCTTGGAAATTGTGATTCTTTGCGGTCACTGAAGGTCTACCACAACCGTTTTTCGGGTGAGATTCCTTTAGGAGTTTGGACCGGACTAACTCTGTCGAGTTTGATGCTGAGTGACAATTTGTTTTCGGGTCAGCTTCCCGCCAGCAAGCTGGCTTGGAACCTATCGAGACTGGAGATTAGCAACAACagattttccggtgagattccgGTTCAAGTTTCGTCCTGGGAACGTTTGGTTGTTTTTAAGGCGAGCGGAAATCTGTTTTCGGGGAAAATCCCAGTTGAACTGACTAGTCTTTCTGAGCTGAACACTCTGCTGCTTGACGGGAATCAATTTTCGGGCGAATTACCATCTCAGATCATCTCATGGGAATCCTTGAATACTTTGAACCTCTCAATAAATGCGCTTTCGGGCCACATTCCAGCAGCCATTGGTTCTTTGCCTAACCTGCTATACTTGGACTTGTCCGGGAACCAATTCACAGGCGAAATCCCAGCTGAGTTCGGCAGCTTGAGGCTCAGTTCTCTTAACTTGTCTTCCAACAAGCTTTCCGGCAAAATCCCAGATGTGTTTGATAATCTCGCGTATGGAAACAGTTTCTTGAACAATTCGAATCTTTGCGCCAATAGTCCAGTTCTTAACCTTCCCGGTTGTTACACCAAAGTCCGTGTCTCCCACAAGCTGTCCTCGAAAGTCCTTGCCATGATTCTAGTCCTTTCCATCGCGGTGTTCCTTGTTAGTGTTCTATTGACCTTTTTCGTGGTCAGAGACTACCGGAGGAGAAAGCGCGGTCAGGACTTGGCAACATGGAAGCTCACCTCATTCCACAGATTGAATCTCACAGAGTTCAACGTGTTGGCGAGTTTGACGGATACCAATCTCATTGGAAGTGGAGGTTCAGGGAATGTTTATCAGGTTAGCACCAACTGCCCGGGTGAATATGTCGCGGTGAAAAGGATTTGTAACAGTAACAGATTGGATGAGAGGCTTGAGAAAGAATTCAATGCTGAGGTTGAGATACTGGGGACAATTCGCCATTCAAACATTGTTAAGTTGTGGTGCTGCATTTCAAGTGACAATTCCAAGCTTCTTGTGTACGAGTACATGGCAAATCAGAGCCTCGATAAGTGGCTACATGGGAAGAGGAGAAGGCCAGCATCAGGGCTGGGTGTGGCTAATCACATCGTTTTGGACTGGCCGATGAGGTTGCAGATTGCGATAGGGGCTGCACAAGGCTTGTGTTACATGCACCATGACTGCTCTCCGCCAATAATTCATCGTGATGTGAAGTCCAGCAATATCTTGTTGGATTCTGAATTCAAGGCTCGAATAGCAGATTTTGGACTGGCAAAGATTTTTTCCAAGGACGGAGATCATCACACAATGTCCGCTATCGCAGGCTCCTTCGGCTACATGGCACCAG AGTATTCTTATACAACGCAAATCAACGAAAAGATAGACGTCTACAGCTTCGGGGTTGTACTCCTGGAACTAACAACCGGGAGAGAACCCAACTGCGGAGATGAGCATACGGGCCTAGCAGAATGGGCATGGCGGGAATACAGCGAGGGAAAGACCATAACTGATGCCCTCGATGGGCAGATCGCAAAACCGTGTTACTTGGAAGAGATGACCACCGTGCTAAAACTAGGACTCATCTGCACCAGCACATTACCTTCAACTCGTCCTTCAATGAAGGAAGTTCTGCACATTCTTCGCGGCCATGGTCCGTCGGAAGGTTTTGAAGTGAGAAAGGTGGGAAGTGACTTTGATGTTTCTCCCCTCCTCAGCACTGCCACCTACCTTTCCAGTTACAAACGCGGTAAAGAGGTGGACGATAGCTTAGTTTACAGTGTGTAA
- the LOC126632580 gene encoding receptor-like protein kinase HSL1 isoform X1 — translation MSKTPLPLPSSLLLFLLISLPLIVISQSTEQSILLKIKAQWGNPPSIQSWNSSSSPCEWPGINCTNGMVTGLSLPDVNITERIPEAVCELPSLAELHLAWNYIPGEFPKFLYNCSNLEVLDLSQNYFVGPIPPDIYRMSPSLKYLDLGGNNFSGNIPAAIGRLTELRTLRLYSNLFNGSVPREIGNLSNLEIFEMPYNGKLAAASIPTEFGNLKKLKSLWMMDTNLIGEIPESFSGLSSLENLNLARNNLEGKIPGGLFLLKNLSDLFLFNNKFSGEIPPAVEALKLSQIDLSTNNLSGSIPQDFGKIKNLTVLNLFSNQLTGGIPESLGLIPAMRVFQVFKNMLNGTLPPELGLHSKLEAFDVSGNQLSGSLPEQLCSGGVLQRAVAFSNNLTGELPKGLGNCDSLRSLKVYHNRFSGEIPLGVWTGLTLSSLMLSDNLFSGQLPASKLAWNLSRLEISNNRFSGEIPVQVSSWERLVVFKASGNLFSGKIPVELTSLSELNTLLLDGNQFSGELPSQIISWESLNTLNLSINALSGHIPAAIGSLPNLLYLDLSGNQFTGEIPAEFGSLRLSSLNLSSNKLSGKIPDVFDNLAYGNSFLNNSNLCANSPVLNLPGCYTKVRVSHKLSSKVLAMILVLSIAVFLVSVLLTFFVVRDYRRRKRGQDLATWKLTSFHRLNLTEFNVLASLTDTNLIGSGGSGNVYQVSTNCPGEYVAVKRICNSNRLDERLEKEFNAEVEILGTIRHSNIVKLWCCISSDNSKLLVYEYMANQSLDKWLHGKRRRPASGLGVANHIVLDWPMRLQIAIGAAQGLCYMHHDCSPPIIHRDVKSSNILLDSEFKARIADFGLAKIFSKDGDHHTMSAIAGSFGYMAPEYSYTTQINEKIDVYSFGVVLLELTTGREPNCGDEHTGLAEWAWREYSEGKTITDALDGQIAKPCYLEEMTTVLKLGLICTSTLPSTRPSMKEVLHILRGHGPSEGFEVRKVGSDFDVSPLLSTATYLSSYKRGKEVDDSLVYSRISN, via the exons ATGTCGAAAACACCCCTGCCACTCCCATCCTCCcttctcctcttcctcctcatctCCCTACCCTTGATCGTAATTTCACAATCCACAGAGCAGTCAATCCTCCTCAAGATCAAAGCGCAATGGGGAAATCCACCGTCCATCCAATCGTGGAACTCCTCCTCCTCACCGTGCGAGTGGCCGGGGATCAACTGCACAAACGGCATGGTCACTGGGCTCTCCCTCCCCGATGTAAACATCACGGAGAGAATCCCGGAGGCCGTCTGCGAGCTCCCAAGCCTCGCAGAGCTCCACCTCGCCTGGAATTACATTCCAGGCGAGTTCCCGAAATTTCTCTACAACTGCTCGAATCTCGAAGTCCTTGACCTCTCGCAGAACTACTTTGTCGGCCCAATTCCCCCCGATATCTACCGGATGTCGCCGTCTCTTAAGTACTTGGACCTCGGAGGAAACAATTTTTCCGGCAACATTCCTGCGGCCATCGGCCGGCTGACGGAGCTGAGGACACTCAGGCTTTATTCGAATCTGTTCAACGGGAGTGTTCCGCGGGAGATCGGGAACTTGTCAAATCTCGAAATATTCGAGATGCCTTATAACGGAAAATTGGCTGCGGCCAGCATCCCAACGGAGTTCGGGAATTTGAAGAAGCTGAAGAGCTTGTGGATGATGGATACGAACTTGATCGGAGAGATTCCGGAGAGTTTTTCAGGTCTCTCGAGCCTCGAGAACTTGAATCTTGCGAGGAACAATCTGGAAGGGAAGATTCCAGGTGGGTTGTTTTTGTTGAAGAATTTGAGCGACTTGTTTCTCTTTAACAACAAATTTTCAGGGGAGATTCCGCCGGCTGTCGAGGCGTTGAAGTTATCTCAGATTGATCTGTCTACGAACAATTTGAGCGGCTCGATCCCACAAGATTTTGGGAAGATAAAGAATCTgactgttttgaatcttttttcgAATCAATTAACGGGTGGGATTCCGGAGAGTTTAGGCCTAATTCCGGCGATGAGGGTATTTCAGGTCTTTAAGAACATGTTGAACGGGACCTTGCCGCCGGAATTAGGCCTTCACTCGAAGCTCGAAGCTTTTGATGTATCCGGGAATCAGCTGAGCGGCTCTCTGCCGGAACAATTATGCAGCGGAGGAGTTTTGCAAAGAGCTGTTGCCTTCTCTAATAATCTTACCGGAGAGTTGCCGAAAGGGCTTGGAAATTGTGATTCTTTGCGGTCACTGAAGGTCTACCACAACCGTTTTTCGGGTGAGATTCCTTTAGGAGTTTGGACCGGACTAACTCTGTCGAGTTTGATGCTGAGTGACAATTTGTTTTCGGGTCAGCTTCCCGCCAGCAAGCTGGCTTGGAACCTATCGAGACTGGAGATTAGCAACAACagattttccggtgagattccgGTTCAAGTTTCGTCCTGGGAACGTTTGGTTGTTTTTAAGGCGAGCGGAAATCTGTTTTCGGGGAAAATCCCAGTTGAACTGACTAGTCTTTCTGAGCTGAACACTCTGCTGCTTGACGGGAATCAATTTTCGGGCGAATTACCATCTCAGATCATCTCATGGGAATCCTTGAATACTTTGAACCTCTCAATAAATGCGCTTTCGGGCCACATTCCAGCAGCCATTGGTTCTTTGCCTAACCTGCTATACTTGGACTTGTCCGGGAACCAATTCACAGGCGAAATCCCAGCTGAGTTCGGCAGCTTGAGGCTCAGTTCTCTTAACTTGTCTTCCAACAAGCTTTCCGGCAAAATCCCAGATGTGTTTGATAATCTCGCGTATGGAAACAGTTTCTTGAACAATTCGAATCTTTGCGCCAATAGTCCAGTTCTTAACCTTCCCGGTTGTTACACCAAAGTCCGTGTCTCCCACAAGCTGTCCTCGAAAGTCCTTGCCATGATTCTAGTCCTTTCCATCGCGGTGTTCCTTGTTAGTGTTCTATTGACCTTTTTCGTGGTCAGAGACTACCGGAGGAGAAAGCGCGGTCAGGACTTGGCAACATGGAAGCTCACCTCATTCCACAGATTGAATCTCACAGAGTTCAACGTGTTGGCGAGTTTGACGGATACCAATCTCATTGGAAGTGGAGGTTCAGGGAATGTTTATCAGGTTAGCACCAACTGCCCGGGTGAATATGTCGCGGTGAAAAGGATTTGTAACAGTAACAGATTGGATGAGAGGCTTGAGAAAGAATTCAATGCTGAGGTTGAGATACTGGGGACAATTCGCCATTCAAACATTGTTAAGTTGTGGTGCTGCATTTCAAGTGACAATTCCAAGCTTCTTGTGTACGAGTACATGGCAAATCAGAGCCTCGATAAGTGGCTACATGGGAAGAGGAGAAGGCCAGCATCAGGGCTGGGTGTGGCTAATCACATCGTTTTGGACTGGCCGATGAGGTTGCAGATTGCGATAGGGGCTGCACAAGGCTTGTGTTACATGCACCATGACTGCTCTCCGCCAATAATTCATCGTGATGTGAAGTCCAGCAATATCTTGTTGGATTCTGAATTCAAGGCTCGAATAGCAGATTTTGGACTGGCAAAGATTTTTTCCAAGGACGGAGATCATCACACAATGTCCGCTATCGCAGGCTCCTTCGGCTACATGGCACCAG AGTATTCTTATACAACGCAAATCAACGAAAAGATAGACGTCTACAGCTTCGGGGTTGTACTCCTGGAACTAACAACCGGGAGAGAACCCAACTGCGGAGATGAGCATACGGGCCTAGCAGAATGGGCATGGCGGGAATACAGCGAGGGAAAGACCATAACTGATGCCCTCGATGGGCAGATCGCAAAACCGTGTTACTTGGAAGAGATGACCACCGTGCTAAAACTAGGACTCATCTGCACCAGCACATTACCTTCAACTCGTCCTTCAATGAAGGAAGTTCTGCACATTCTTCGCGGCCATGGTCCGTCGGAAGGTTTTGAAGTGAGAAAGGTGGGAAGTGACTTTGATGTTTCTCCCCTCCTCAGCACTGCCACCTACCTTTCCAGTTACAAACGCGGTAAAGAGGTGGACGATAGCTTAGTTTACAGT CGAATTTCCAACTAG